The DNA region GCTTTTCATTTTGGATGATTTTGGTGTACAACCGCTAGACGCGGCAGCAAGGAATCTGCTGTTGGATATCATTGAGGATCGACATGGTAAAAGATCTACAATGATTACCTCTCAATTACCCGTGGCAAAATGGCACGATATCATTGGCGAGAAAACGGTAGCAGATGCAATTTTGGATAGAATCGTACACCAAGCGATACGTATCGAACTATATGGTGAATCCCTAAGAAAGAAAAAGAAAATACAGTCCTAATTGGGCTGATATAGACTAAGTAACTTTGCACTACAAATACAACATGTTCTTTGGATAATTTTTGGGCCACATTTGGATACTAAAATACGCTTCTTTGAAAGCGTTTTTTAGGGGGTCAATTTAATTTTGGTATTAGGGGGGCAATTTCATCGGTTTTTACATGTAAGTAAATGTATTGATATTTGAGCGTACGCCAAAAACGTTCGATGTAAATATTGTCTAAACACCTTCCTTTACCATCCATCGAAATACGAATACCTTCGCCCTTTAGATATCCGACATATTGTTTGCAGGAGAACTGTACGCCCTGGTCACTATTGATAATTTCTGGTGCACCATACGTATTTACCGCTTTTTTTACCACGGACAAACTTTCTGTTGCATCCAAACTATTGGATAGTCCCCAGCCTACAATGTATCTGCTATAAACATCGATGATGGCTGTCAGATACATAAAGCCCTTTTGCATAGGTATATAGGTGATATCGATTTCCCATACCTGATTGACATGAGTGACTTCCAGATTTCTCAACAGGTAAGGATACTGATATTCGTTATAGCCTTTCCCTGTTAAATGTCTTCGGGGGGGTAAATAGGCATTATGGCGGCTTTGCGCATCAAACGTCTGACTCGCTCGTAGCTCATTATCAGTCCGTTGTCTGCTAGCATACATTTCATCGTAATCACACCGGCCGTAGGCTCGCTCTGAATATGTTTGTCCATTAAATGCATGGCTGCTATATTGGTTTTATTTTCACCGAGTGGTTGATGATAATAACTGGATCGTACGATTGATTGATAGTAGCTCACATTGCTTGCGTATACTGATCTTACTATCAGTAGTTAACAATAATCGCTTATCTAGGAGATCCCCAATCTGCGCAAACTTTTTTTTAGAAAATCTTTTTCCATTTCCAGTTCCCCGATCTTATCATAGAGCTTGGATACGTCAACTTCATTTTCTTTTTCAACGGACGTGCCG from Rhizosphaericola mali includes:
- a CDS encoding transposase, whose protein sequence is MQKGFMYLTAIIDVYSRYIVGWGLSNSLDATESLSVVKKAVNTYGAPEIINSDQGVQFSCKQYVGYLKGEGIRISMDGKGRCLDNIYIERFWRTLKYQYIYLHVKTDEIAPLIPKLN
- a CDS encoding IS3 family transposase, which gives rise to MHLMDKHIQSEPTAGVITMKCMLADNGLIMSYERVRRLMRKAAIMPIYPPEDI